In Oreochromis aureus strain Israel breed Guangdong linkage group 17, ZZ_aureus, whole genome shotgun sequence, the genomic stretch CACTCTGGTGTTTACATATCTTTACACTCTTACTTTCATCAGGCCGAACAGGATCAGCGCTGCTGTGAGTGAGTAAACTCACTTGCTCAGCTGCCCACTGATTCTTTCTACACAAAGCTATTTCTTTGAACAGTGAATGTTATAAGATATATCTCTACTATATTCACTCGGAACAAACACATTCTAACGCCAGTCTGTTCAAAGAAACAAGTGATACCAGCGCTTTGTTTTCAGAGCCCAGCCTTATTCCTGCCATTAATATGGAACCTATTCTGACTTTTTCTCGTAGAAAGTTTCATTCTGCTTGGGGGCTTGGGTGTATTGCAACCTAAGACACTACATGTTGTCTGACTTACTTCTTGTATCGGATCCCTGGGTACTCGTCTAATGTGGCACAGAGTGTAACCAGCTGGTTTGCCAGTGTCTCCAATGTCTTCATTTTGTCCTGACTCTTGGGGCTGTAGATGCTTCGGAAAGCCCCGGGATTATCGCAGGTGAAAACCTTCAAAGTATTTAACACCACAGTGTAAACAACAGTTGTCATCTCAATTAAAGATCCCGAATACAGTAAAACAGCACAAggatcatttttaatttctcatcgTTTCCCGAACTCAAGGCTATAATACATTAAGCACctgcttgtgtgtttctttgtctgATCACATCTCCTAGATAATCAGCAGATGAGCAATCAAACCTGGTACACAGGTATATCTTAGTCCCCTAAAGGTTCTCATCTATATCAGAAATTATGACATCATTGTGTTTCCTTAAGCCGTTGTGAACCTACAACACGTGATGAAAGCAcccttttgttttaatttcatgACAGTAACAACTCATATCTGCAAAAGTTGAATTCACCAGTGTTTTCTTTCGCTCACTGCAGCAAGACAATGCCAGTAACGCATATACAACTGTAGTTTTCTGTTTCTGCAACTATCCCACCTGCAGTCAAAACCCATTGAAAACACCCATTGAATTATGAACGCTACAGGATTTACTCTCTTTAGGACTTAAAGAAACACTACACACGAGGCACATTTCCCTCCTTCAATAACAGGCAAGTACACAGCCTGCGTGCGTGCCTGTCAACTGAGGGAAATTTTGACAAAAAGAGGAAATGGACTAttacaaaataaactaaaaaagcACACTTGGCTAAATTGTAAACACTTACTTGTGCTTCCTGAGGCATGAAAGAGATGTTTATTTCCTTGCAGACCCTTATGTGTTTTCCACAGGCTTGCCTCATTTTGTTGAACAGGTCATCAGGGCAGTCTGCGGATCAAAAAAGCTTTCAGTGCCTACTTTGATCCTCAAAGGTGTATCTGAAGCAGATTTAAGCACCAACACAGGAGTGACTTACAGTCAGTGAAATAGACGTACGCAGCTTTGTATTTGGGTTTGGGCTTGAAATCCGCTATAAAGGCATCCACACACtatgaaaataaattagatTTAAGAACTCACAGAGTTTGGCAGTGatatgtgaaaaaaatgaaaatgaaaaagtttTAACAGCAAACCTTAGCAGTAGGTGTCATAAAGTAAATGGCCTTCATTTCGAGAACAGGCTCTCTGCTTTTGAACAGGTCCTCCACAACTAGAGACAGAATACTAGTAGTCAATAGTAGCTAAAGACATATACGCACAAATTATCTTTGATCAAATAGCTTCatgatgtaaaaataaatataaggaCATCATTCCACCTACTTGTTATCTTCtctgacatcagatcggacatTTTGCAGCATGATGAGAGGAGCTTGGTGGTAAAGGCATCCAGAATCAATACCTGTgaagaaaacaacatgaaaatgcTCGTTTAATTATGCATTAAACAGTAATATGCTCCCATGCTATGCAGCACCACATAAAAATTTCTCTATATTGAGACAAAGCATATGAGTGAGAATCAATCATATCAAAGCTGAATCTGTAACTCGGAGCTTGTCCATTTATCCGAGTACAATCCTGGGACTCTGTAATGAGCACATGGTGGGTTTCTTACCTTCCATACTTCAGAGTTTCTGCAGTCTGTAATAATTGTGTCCTGTATTCCTGTGTGGAGCACATAACATGACAACATGAAAAACACAACTATAATCTGAAAACAAATTATCGTTCATGATGTCACTGTTAAAGCTACCTCTTAATTCAAGTGTGCAAAACAGAAAGTGATGCAATCAGAACTGCAAATATCCATTATCTCGCTACTTATGCATCAAATTAAAACATATTACAGTGTTTATATACAAGTTATGCGGTAGTGTTTCGTAATATTTCAGAGTCTTGGTACAATTGTACAATTGatttttcatatctgtttgGCTCATACCACGTGATCGTGAAAGGGTGTGGCACTAGTAGTTTTCTAGATAATGGAATTTTAAAACAGCTCCTCAAAAAAAAGTGCCAGAAAAACTCAGATCCCGtcactttttggttttttgagAGGAAACAGTGAGGTCCTGGAGTTTTACTTATTTTATCTTAAGTAGTAAACTTAAACTTAGGGGTTTTTTTcgacagtttttaaaaatgtttttgattaATTAAGAAGGAATTAACTTTGAACCAACTAAAGTATTTATCTAGTGCaatgaaattatttcaaattTCATGAGTGGAGTATTAAGAACAAAGGCTGTTTCTGTCTAACTCTGTTACTTGATTATTAGCCTGTTATTGGGTAAACCTAAGTGATAGCACTCTCATTAATTTAGGGACAACTGTTCAGCAACTTTATGGTCATTTTGTAGCCTGTAGTGCGTAAACTTGAATCATCCATAcatctatcccagctgtcacagggcaaaAGGTGGGGTACAGGTCACCAGTTTGACTAAGTTCTAAAAACACATGTCAGCAGCAACAAAACTTCATTACACCTGTTCTACTGGGCTGCATTAGTTTTAGCTGCTTGTTTGACCCTCATTTTAACAGCAACCCAAACCAGCCTTCTTGGTGACAAAACCTAACCACAGTCAACAAGAGGAAGGAAAGACATCAGGATAAGGATACAAATCATACGTCAGGCTTGTAGCAATCCCGCTGCATAAACGAGGTGCGGTTGCAGACGTGCAGTGACCTCACCCATGGCTACTCCTACAAACAAGTAGCCTAAAAAAATCGTTATGTTCTGACCGGGCCAAGTGTTGGGTCAAGTTGCGTCTGCGGCTGTTTCCTCTATCGGTTCTACTGCGTCTTGTAAATTTGTAATTTTCCACTCAAAGGGAACAGCTGAATGAAAATGTTCGCTGTTATTCCAAAAGCTAAAGTCGCGCAGGAAGAGGTTAGCTAAAACAGCTTACAGTTCACGGCCTGTCACATGCTAAACAAACGCCGTTGTGCTATTTTACAAGAGCAAGAAATACTCTCCTGTTGGAGTAAACTTACTTTTCCAAACTATTCTTTTCAGCCCGTGATCTGACACCGCTgccatcttgttttttttcccccactgcgCCTCTTCCCGTCGAGAAATTCACGAACACAAACTCTGACGTCATTCGCGTCACCAAGTGTGCGACAGTGAGTTGTagtttttttaatgatgtagagcacatctatctatctatctatctatctatctatctatctatctatctatctatctatctatctatctatctatctatctatctatctatcaaagGGGGGGCTCTGAGGCCTCCAGACATGTAATTATGTCCACATTTAGTGGATATATCCTTGAGTGCAGAACATGATGCTTTCAAAGGTAGGTTGTTTTCATGGCATTCAACCTACACCTGCCCCATCTCACTGCTTCAGTATAAAAAGACATTTAACCCCCTCAGTAGGAGGGGCTTGCTGCAGGTATTTCAGCTGGTAGATGTTTAAGAAAAGATCAAACCACTAGAGAGAAGTGTTTTTAAGAATCAAAGAGAAGCTATCAAGAGGAAGAGAAGACACAAACCAGAAAAACTGGTGCTATGAAGTGGCTGGAGATTTTTGTATTACTGGGCATGTGCTCACAGGTATTGTAATAAATAGTGATGAGATAATTGTTATAGGAAATTGATCAGAACACTTAATACAATTATTTTATCTTAATTTGCAGGCTGCAGCCCAATCAGGTACTGTATGTTGTCTTTTACTATACTCAACTGTTGGCGCTTTATCacagaacaagaaaaaaaaacttgacttGTCTTAAAGAATCTTTTTCTCAGGGTGCCAGATGTGTCTTATAATGATTTTTGCTCTACCCTCATTAGATTTTAAAGTGTCTGTGTTCTCTGCAACATCAAAGACTGTGACTCTCAGATGGACCAGGTACTCTGGAGCCACTTCATACCAGATCACTGTAACATCACAGAGCAAACTTGTTGCTTTTGCATCATTTGGCCCAAACACAGTGATGGGCTCTGTTACCTCGCTGCCTCCAAACGTCATGTATAACTTCGAACTTGAAGCAGTGAGTGGTTCCCAAGTACTCAGCACTGCATCAGTTGAATCATCAACAGGTGAGACTTCATGCACTTCAGTCCATGCTCATGCTGTTTAAGATATAAAGTATACAGTCTTGTGTTGTCCTTCACTATTTATTtctaaaacaaacagtttttaaattcattttattgAACATGACTTTGTCCTAATAAGTTGTTCATTCCTAGAGGATCCAGGTTGTGTAGCTGTTGCATAGAAATGCAACCAGTACCTTTTTAAAGTTTGGAGAACCTGCTACAGCAACCCACTGTATACCACAATGAAATCCTAAAGTATTTGTAGCAAGTTTCATTTCTGTTGCATCACATAAGAGTGTTAAGATTGTAGCTTATAATTTGAATGGAAAAGATAGAACTAATTCATTATGAAAAGGATGTCATTTAGGAAGTAAACTTTCCAATGTTTCTTAAGTTTTTCAAACTTCACGTTGGACTGGTAATACCTATTATTAGACTTTTATTACACAGTGTCTTTAAGTGTCTGTTCTCCATAGAGTTCAAGGTTGTTAATTTTGAACTTACAGTTTCACAATTAATTTTATTTGAGTTGTAAATTTCAAAGAAAAGCCTGTAAGGCTTGATGGGTTAgaatgtttgtaaagctgcCATGTTTAGGCACACTGATCACTGATCTAAATAAAATTATGTACAGCAAAAAGCTATGCTGGAACCATGAAAATAAGTAATTTTACAATGCAAATCTAGCTATCTAGATCTGTTGGGAGTTTTACTGCTAGTATTACTGCCATTTTTCAGGCTAGCATCACTAGTATCACTTGAGGCATCACTAGTAATAAACATATGATTTATTCTATAGTTATGTTCAGTAAATGTACCAGGGGAGATTCACAGTCGATAAAGTATGGGgtagttttggttgttttttttaattaaaaaaactacTTAATTAAACCACTTAAATCTAAAGttcagcacacagacacatacaataaaaatgaacttaAGAGTGGACTTGATACCATCCCTGTTGTGAATGGTTTGTGACTGTTTCAGCCCCTGATATGATGGAGCCCATTCTGACAGTGAAGTCACTGGATAGCACAACCTTGACTGTGGAGTTTAACTTGAGAAACGGGTCGTCTTATTACATCATACGTGTCGAGAACAGCAACGGCTTCTTCAGAGAGGTTACAGCGTCCTCCTCTCCAGCTGAGATTCAGTCCCTCGCGCCGTACACTGAGTACTCGCTCAGCATCATGGCTGTGAACACCGCAGGCCGCAGCCAGCCCTCAATTCCTGTAACTGGAAAGACAGGTGGGATTTTCAAATTACTCATGTGAAATGGGTCTCACACCCCATGCCCTGCAGAAGTCACTTGATCTGTTTTATTGTCTAAATAGCACAACCACTATATTCAGTTGTTCAAGTGAAAGGTACAGTATACACACTCATCCAAGAAATACATCTTCAACCCTACGGGCCTCGCTGGCATCGGTGGTAACCATACCTGACCCCTCTATGGCAAACATAAAGAGCTGAACTCATCCCGAGTAAAGGGTTACCAGCTCTAATCTCTTTACCACGGGGGGCAACATTCGATTCTCACGAACATGAAACATGAACTCGCAGCTGTAGCCTCTCAGTGGTGCAATGAGTTTACTGATCTTGCACCAGTCAACAGGTCTTGTTTAAAAATCTCTTAAGATTGCATCTGTTCAACTAATCCAGTCACTCTGTGTAGGGCTAATTCTCCCAtatcctgtctgtctgtcaaatTTCAGATAGGATGCaatcattttttaataattcagaGAAATGTCCTCTAAACTTTTTCATTTATGCAAACTTGATTAACTTGAAACAGAAATGAAGACAAAGTTATGTGACTATTACCAAAGTTATACAAAATATATCTATTAATAATACTGGTTACTTACTTAATACATTAATAAGTTTTCATCGATAACATACAATTACTTGAACCTTTCACGCTTTAATACTAAGCAACTTTCAAACTGATTCTTGAACGTGAACACAATCAAACTGTGAAGCTCTGCCTCacttaaaaactaaaatgatcaaagaaaataacataagCACACAGGCTGAATATGTAACAACTGGCAAGAGCTCTAAATGTTGCACCCACTATTAAGTTGACGTTACACACTGACTTCCTACACATAGTCTTGGATTGAACTTTTGGACTTTTAATAATGTGCTGCAGCATTCATCCCCCACACCAGTTACTACACATAAAACAGTCTAATCTTGTCTTTCACAGATTTGGCTCCTCCTCAGCTTTCGTCCTCCTCTCCGAGTAACAGCAGCATCGTTGTATCCTGGCACCCAGTTGCTCATGCCGTCCAATACACCCTGTCCATATGCAAGCTTGATTCAAACACAAGCATGGGCGTGTACAACACCTCCAACACCAGTTTGACCTTTTCGGGCTTGGATGCTGGCTCACTCTACGTCATAACTTGTTTTGCTTGGGATCTCGAAGGTCGAAAGGGAGACAGCTCGAACATTAAACAGGCTACACGTAAGTGGGCACTGAGACACTTGTCTGTTTGTGACTGTACACTTTGTGTCTATTCTAGCATACAGAGTGTTATTCAGTAAGAGCCCTGGACAGCATGAAGAATGCTTAACCATGATCTAGGGTCAATGCTACAAAGCAGTAAAGCCACCAAAAACTCACACAGTATTTTAATTCTGAGGCGTCTTATTGTGGGAAATTATCCATAAGGTTTAATGAACATGCCGCTTGACAAATATAGGAACACAACAAGGAGGAAATACTTGTCTAAACTTTGAACTTACTTTGAAAACATCCTGTTTTAGTAGacatttgaaaaatacaataaagtaaaaaagcaaaattttctgcttaattacaacaaataaaagcatgcattCAAAAGTAACCAAGTGCAGTTATATCAAACTAGTTGCTGTGTCTACTCCAGTTTAGTCCTtcgctggttttgtttttatcttttgccGTCTAACAGGACCTCAGACCCCAGCGTCTGTCAGTGTGTCTGTGGTGATGAATGGCAGTGTGGCTGGACTCTTGGTGTCTTGGGAGCTAGACCAGGAGGTCTATGGACCCATTGAGTACAATGTGATGAGTGACCTGAGCTTAATTTGTAAGACCACATCCAGCTCCTGCACCCTCTCAGCAGTGGGGTGTGGAGAGGTACACACCATCCAAGTCACTGCCTCAAATGAGGCTGGACCCAGCTATCCATCCAGCCCTGCAGTCTTCATCACCTGTGAGTAGCAGAGATATGAATGTGTCATCCACATAATGTTTATAAAAATACTGGAATTACCTTCCGGGTATGAAGCCGAATGcagaaacttgttttgtttctaaTGCATTGATTTAAATTGAGATATATTCCATATGACATGAAAAACACCCAAATTTAATTCCACATTACAAAAGTTGAATGTATCCTGTGAAATTGATAACCACTAAGGGTAACTATGGACCAATGGTAGCAATACTTTGAGACCTTGAACTCTGACCCTTCATAACCACAACATTTTAAAACCCATAAGCAGATAAAAACTGATGTGaaaatttcaacattttttttatatcacaCTGCTTATAtatcttaaagaaaacaatttattcattaaaaatcttCAAACTTTTAATAACTACAATGCAAAACATGCTATAAAACATGACACACAAGTTTTTTGTGTTCTACACCGAACCCCTACCTGACACTATGAGTGTGTGACTGTGACTAAATTCCCTGCCGTCTTGTGCTGCAGTCCCCTGCCCACCTCAGTCTTTGGCACTAGTGGAGTCTTCAGAAGGCAACTGCACTCTAACGTGGAAAACCGTGGCTCATGCTGACAGCTACATGGCCCTTATCGAGACAGCTGGCAGCAGTGTGGAAACCTGCAACACCACCAGCAACAACTGCACCTTTCATTGCCCGTGTGGGCAAACATACCTCCTGTCTGTGCTGGCCTTCAACCACGCTGGCAGCAGTCCTCAAGGACAAGTTCTCAACTACACCACTTGTAAGTAGCAGCAGAAATTACACTTTTTAGTCACAATGAGATGCATTTTCTTCACCTTCTGATCATTCATAAACTTCTTTTAGTGGTGTGTTGCCCAGAGGATGTGTTAGTGTCAGCGGTGAGCACTGACACTCTGGAGATCAGCTGGAAGCCCTCACGGGGGGCAGTGCTGTATGAGACCCGGGCTGCACACAGTTCAGAGGTCATCCTCTGTAATGACACCGCACCGCTGTGCGTCCTCTCCGACCTCAGCTGTGACACTGCCTACAGTGTGGTGGTGATTCCCTGCAATGATATGAGCGGTTGCAACCGTGCTTGTAAAGCTCACACCAAAGACACAGGTAGAAAACTTGTGTATATAAATAAGGGTAAAAAGACATATCCAAGGAGAAAAAGTCCACAATATCTAAAAAAAAGATGTCTCCTCATAATTTTGAGGGGTCCTTAAACAACGTGGACACCATTAACTCAGCCGTCTCTCCATTCTCATTAGCTCCCTGCATGCCAAACAATCTGATGCTCAATCCAAAGAACTCCTCCTGCGTCACTGTCAGCTGGATGGCAAATAACAGGGCCGCTAATTACACTGTAAGCGCAAATGGAGATGATGACAAACACATCTGTAGCACCAATGAAAGCAGCTGTGACATCACCGACCTTTCCTGTGGCTCCACCTATGAAGTAAGCGTCGAAGCAAATAGCACAGCCGGTCAGAGTTTACCCAGCTACTCCGAGTTTCTAGAAACAGGTGAGCAGTCAAACGCTGCCACTCACAAACGGTCAGTGCTGCTTCCTCATCTTTCTTGCTTAACTTTACAACTTTCCATAACTTCATATGTGACTTTATTCCAGGTAATTGTACAGGACCTAAGAGTTTATGTTCAATTAAACACTTTGCCCATCTTTACCTCAATTTTTCTAGTTTACAAGACTTATATTTAGACACTTTTGCCTAGCggcaatataaaaatatactgAACTGTACATTAATTGATATGTTATAATTGTTTCCCACACCTCATCTTCTATCGCAGAACCGTGTTGCCCAGTGAATCTGAcggtggatcaggtgacccagGCAATGACCAACGTGTCGTGGTCTCACGCCAAAGGGGCACGCTTGTTCATCGCCACTCTGACGTCATCACGCGGCCATGCCCGCTGCCATACCCAAGACTCCCACTGCCTCATGGGATGTATCACCTGCAGCACCAACTACACTGTCACCATGGAGGCAATCAGCCACAGCGGACGCAGGTCCAACTGCACCTATCAGGGTTTCTCATCCAGTGAGTGATGTCTTCTAATAAACTGTGACAATAAGTAACAAAGAGTggtcaatgaaaaataaaagaaaacataaaacagaagAGGTGTGGACGAATTTAAAGGCTAAAATGATCTGTCAGAGAGCTCTGA encodes the following:
- the LOC120433767 gene encoding fibronectin type III domain-containing protein 7-like, which produces MKWLEIFVLLGMCSQAAAQSDFKVSVFSATSKTVTLRWTRYSGATSYQITVTSQSKLVAFASFGPNTVMGSVTSLPPNVMYNFELEAVSGSQVLSTASVESSTAPDMMEPILTVKSLDSTTLTVEFNLRNGSSYYIIRVENSNGFFREVTASSSPAEIQSLAPYTEYSLSIMAVNTAGRSQPSIPVTGKTDLAPPQLSSSSPSNSSIVVSWHPVAHAVQYTLSICKLDSNTSMGVYNTSNTSLTFSGLDAGSLYVITCFAWDLEGRKGDSSNIKQATRPQTPASVSVSVVMNGSVAGLLVSWELDQEVYGPIEYNVMSDLSLICKTTSSSCTLSAVGCGEVHTIQVTASNEAGPSYPSSPAVFITFPCPPQSLALVESSEGNCTLTWKTVAHADSYMALIETAGSSVETCNTTSNNCTFHCPCGQTYLLSVLAFNHAGSSPQGQVLNYTTLVCCPEDVLVSAVSTDTLEISWKPSRGAVLYETRAAHSSEVILCNDTAPLCVLSDLSCDTAYSVVVIPCNDMSGCNRACKAHTKDTAPCMPNNLMLNPKNSSCVTVSWMANNRAANYTVSANGDDDKHICSTNESSCDITDLSCGSTYEVSVEANSTAGQSLPSYSEFLETEPCCPVNLTVDQVTQAMTNVSWSHAKGARLFIATLTSSRGHARCHTQDSHCLMGCITCSTNYTVTMEAISHSGRRSNCTYQGFSSSPCCPSGVKLYSTTSNSLRVYWRSTGSNHSSIAEMVGRNSNYNCTAAPGDNSCDFGSVQCGDIYRIVVAPLTQEGSKVQFCPARLYSVTCLGDNIGTVIYRGKRSVD